The following are from one region of the Actinopolyspora halophila DSM 43834 genome:
- a CDS encoding histone-like nucleoid-structuring protein Lsr2, whose product MAERIQVELVDDIDGSEAQQTVTFAMDGVSYEIDLSEQNARKLRELFGPYIKQARTAQQQNKRQTTRKQEREGRQARKANRKLTEEIRGAARRSKEQYQQDHSEADHVSEQVNTEEQEQDSLLEQPLSFSPDEESEPSQQAQEDSEEDPKVPAVSLPQFSSATD is encoded by the coding sequence ATGGCCGAGCGGATTCAGGTCGAACTCGTCGATGACATCGACGGGTCCGAAGCGCAGCAGACAGTTACTTTCGCCATGGACGGCGTGAGCTATGAAATCGACCTGAGTGAACAGAATGCGCGGAAGTTGCGCGAGTTGTTCGGGCCGTACATCAAGCAGGCACGCACGGCGCAACAGCAGAACAAGCGGCAGACCACCCGTAAGCAGGAGCGCGAGGGGCGTCAGGCCAGGAAGGCCAATCGCAAGCTCACCGAGGAAATCCGTGGTGCCGCTCGTCGGAGCAAGGAGCAGTACCAGCAGGATCATTCGGAGGCGGACCACGTCTCCGAACAGGTGAACACCGAGGAGCAGGAGCAGGACTCGCTGCTCGAGCAACCGTTGTCCTTCTCCCCCGACGAGGAGTCCGAGCCGTCACAGCAGGCTCAGGAGGATTCCGAGGAGGATCCCAAGGTTCCCGCGGTGTCGCTTCCGCAGTTCTCCTCGGCCACCGACTGA
- a CDS encoding histone-like nucleoid-structuring protein Lsr2 → MAQKVTVQLVDDVDGSEAESTVEFGLDGVNYTIDLSTDNAADLRDALAPYLSSARRTGGRKRTAKSTKGGKTRQSSGNSQAPKAADRERNQAIREWARQQGMQVSDRGRIPAEIVEAYDKAQ, encoded by the coding sequence GTGGCGCAGAAGGTAACGGTTCAACTCGTCGACGATGTCGACGGCTCGGAAGCAGAGTCCACCGTCGAGTTCGGTCTTGACGGGGTCAACTACACGATTGACCTGTCGACCGACAATGCTGCCGATCTGCGGGATGCGCTGGCCCCTTATCTTTCCAGCGCTCGCCGCACCGGTGGCCGCAAGCGCACCGCAAAGTCGACCAAGGGCGGTAAAACGCGTCAGTCGAGCGGCAACTCGCAAGCGCCGAAAGCCGCCGACCGCGAACGCAATCAGGCTATTCGGGAATGGGCTCGGCAACAGGGCATGCAGGTTTCCGACCGTGGTCGCATTCCCGCTGAGATCGTGGAAGCCTACGACAAAGCTCAGTGA
- the rbsK gene encoding ribokinase yields the protein MTVFGSCNMDLVAYVPVAPRSGETVHGRAFRTVPGGKGANQAIAAAKAGAATRFVGAVGDDRFGEQIRDTLAGTGVDTTGLRTVEGNSGTAHIVVDDEGANSIVVVAGANAAVDRIDGGTEELIASSSCLLMQLETPLEGVQAAAETAAAHGVRVVLTPAPAEPLSESLLSKVDLLVPNEHEAAVLTGREDPELAAEALLDSVEEVVITLGEQGVLYGNRAGKRLRVPAFPVRAVDTTAAGDTFVGALGAALAGEESVERALREGSAAAALSIGREGASSSMPSAPEIREFLENETN from the coding sequence GTGACGGTATTCGGTAGTTGCAACATGGACCTGGTCGCTTACGTGCCCGTCGCGCCGCGGAGCGGGGAGACCGTGCACGGGCGCGCCTTCCGTACTGTTCCCGGCGGCAAGGGAGCCAACCAGGCCATCGCGGCGGCCAAGGCGGGCGCCGCGACCCGGTTCGTCGGTGCCGTGGGGGACGACAGGTTCGGCGAGCAGATCCGCGACACGCTCGCGGGGACGGGCGTGGACACCACGGGCTTGCGCACGGTCGAGGGAAACAGCGGAACAGCGCACATCGTGGTCGACGACGAGGGCGCCAACTCCATAGTCGTCGTCGCCGGTGCCAACGCCGCGGTGGATCGGATCGACGGGGGGACGGAAGAACTCATCGCCTCCTCGTCGTGCTTGCTGATGCAGTTGGAGACCCCGCTGGAGGGGGTGCAGGCGGCGGCGGAGACGGCGGCCGCGCACGGTGTGCGGGTCGTGCTCACCCCGGCGCCCGCCGAGCCGTTGTCCGAGTCCCTGCTGTCGAAGGTGGACCTGTTGGTTCCGAACGAGCACGAGGCGGCCGTGCTCACCGGGCGGGAGGACCCGGAGCTCGCGGCGGAGGCACTGCTCGACAGCGTCGAAGAGGTCGTGATCACGCTCGGGGAGCAGGGAGTGCTCTACGGGAACCGGGCGGGAAAACGGTTGCGAGTGCCCGCCTTCCCGGTGCGGGCCGTGGACACCACAGCGGCGGGGGACACGTTCGTCGGCGCGCTCGGAGCGGCGCTGGCCGGGGAGGAGTCCGTGGAACGGGCGCTGCGCGAGGGGTCGGCGGCAGCGGCCCTGTCGATCGGGAGGGAGGGGGCGAGCAGCTCCATGCCTTCGGCGCCGGAGATTCGTGAATTCTTGGAGAACGAGACGAACTGA
- a CDS encoding spermidine synthase — protein MIELDGKQWIQELLGADMRRLWRVDEVLWEGDTDYQHVVVGRTGQGIALFCDDDRQSTEFSQLVYHEAMMVPGFLLAEQLERVLIVGSSEGVASRMAVQAGASRVDHVDIDRECVRVCAEHLPYGYRSADLTDLEEGNGPITLHYTDGWSFLDKAIGTGQRYDLVVVDLPDERAEDTDSQHNRLYGEEFIRRCQAVLAPGGVVGFQAGSPTIWRNTTLTRAYNRFRTVFDTVTYFGSDEHEWAFLFGRVEQLDDPVNVMLDALPKSSYEPETVDDASLIGLTVPPYSVRHQE, from the coding sequence TTGATCGAGCTCGACGGCAAGCAGTGGATTCAGGAGCTGCTCGGTGCCGATATGCGGCGGCTCTGGCGTGTCGACGAGGTGTTGTGGGAGGGCGACACCGATTACCAGCACGTGGTTGTCGGTCGTACCGGCCAGGGAATCGCGTTGTTCTGCGACGACGATCGGCAGAGCACCGAGTTCTCCCAGCTGGTCTACCACGAGGCGATGATGGTTCCCGGCTTCCTGCTCGCGGAACAACTCGAACGGGTGCTGATCGTCGGTTCCAGCGAGGGCGTGGCGAGCCGGATGGCCGTACAGGCCGGGGCGAGCCGCGTGGATCACGTGGACATCGACAGGGAGTGCGTGCGCGTGTGCGCGGAGCACCTCCCGTACGGGTATCGCAGTGCCGATCTCACCGACCTGGAAGAGGGAAACGGTCCGATCACCCTGCACTACACGGACGGTTGGAGTTTCCTGGACAAGGCGATCGGCACGGGACAGCGCTACGACCTGGTGGTCGTGGATCTCCCCGACGAGCGAGCCGAGGACACCGACAGTCAGCACAATCGGCTCTACGGTGAGGAATTCATCCGCAGATGCCAAGCGGTTCTGGCGCCGGGAGGTGTCGTCGGCTTCCAGGCCGGAAGCCCGACCATATGGCGAAACACCACGCTCACGAGGGCATACAACCGATTCCGGACCGTGTTCGACACCGTCACCTACTTCGGTTCGGACGAACACGAGTGGGCCTTCCTGTTCGGACGTGTCGAACAGCTGGACGATCCGGTGAACGTCATGCTCGACGCGCTGCCGAAGAGTTCCTACGAGCCGGAGACGGTCGACGACGCGAGTCTGATCGGTCTGACCGTTCCGCCTTATTCGGTGCGTCACCAGGAGTGA
- the speD gene encoding adenosylmethionine decarboxylase, translated as MSIDAGTLQPVGLFTGQHVLAELEGVAAELLDDEQFLTDALNSALDRSQATVCDVISKRFEPQGVTVLALLSESHASLHSYPENGSIFIDVFTCGNRAQPERAVHLLAEALSPTNVNCRTIRRGHEYETGLT; from the coding sequence ATGTCAATTGACGCCGGAACCCTGCAACCCGTCGGTCTGTTCACCGGGCAACACGTCCTCGCCGAACTGGAGGGCGTGGCCGCTGAACTGCTCGATGACGAACAGTTCCTGACCGACGCGCTCAACAGCGCGTTGGACCGTTCCCAGGCCACGGTGTGCGACGTGATCTCGAAGCGATTCGAACCGCAGGGTGTGACCGTGCTCGCACTGCTGTCGGAATCCCACGCTTCGCTGCACTCCTACCCGGAGAACGGTTCGATCTTCATCGACGTGTTCACCTGTGGTAATCGGGCACAGCCCGAGCGTGCGGTGCACCTGCTCGCAGAGGCGCTGAGTCCGACGAACGTGAACTGCCGGACGATCCGGCGTGGTCATGAATACGAAACCGGCCTCACGTGA
- a CDS encoding type III PLP-dependent enzyme has protein sequence MTDLSATTAVTDRPGGTAITDRFTAGGYSSAESASESVREYLDRRRPASPCLALDLAVVRDRYSRLRTELPTARICYAVKANPDPRVVAELVSLGASFDVASPGEIDLCLRQGAAPESISYGNTIKKPADVAYAHRKGVRLFATDSAADLANIAENAPGAGVFCRIAVDNTGSRTPFGRKFGCSPADAALLLGRAGDLGLDPYGVSFHLGSQQLSTEAWEHGVAAAAETFGACDTGAGPRMLNLGGGLPATYTQSTPDLAEYTGTVHATLRRHFGEQPPELLVEPGRYLVGDAGVLRSEVVLVSEDTTGRGRWVYLDAGRYNGLAETEGEAITYRLRTSRDGDPVGPVVLAGPTCDGDDVLYQHTVYELPTTLRGGDKLDVLSAGAYTASYSSVCFNGFEPLTTYCFDSAETTERA, from the coding sequence TTGACCGACCTGTCCGCCACCACCGCTGTGACGGACCGCCCTGGCGGCACCGCTATCACCGACCGCTTCACGGCCGGCGGGTACTCGTCCGCTGAAAGCGCATCCGAATCCGTTCGTGAGTACCTGGATCGCCGGCGCCCCGCGAGCCCGTGCCTGGCCCTGGACCTGGCCGTCGTTCGTGATCGTTACTCGCGGCTGCGCACCGAACTGCCCACGGCACGGATCTGTTACGCCGTCAAGGCCAATCCCGACCCTCGCGTCGTCGCCGAACTCGTCTCCCTCGGAGCCTCCTTCGACGTGGCCAGTCCCGGTGAGATCGACCTCTGCCTGCGCCAGGGGGCCGCTCCCGAGTCGATCTCCTACGGGAACACGATCAAGAAACCGGCCGACGTCGCCTACGCCCACCGCAAGGGTGTCCGGCTGTTCGCCACGGACAGCGCCGCCGACCTGGCGAACATAGCCGAAAACGCCCCCGGTGCCGGAGTGTTCTGCCGGATAGCCGTGGACAACACCGGATCGCGGACCCCCTTCGGTCGCAAGTTCGGGTGCTCGCCCGCCGATGCGGCGCTGCTGCTGGGACGCGCGGGCGACCTGGGACTCGACCCCTACGGGGTCTCCTTCCACCTCGGGTCACAACAGCTGTCCACGGAGGCGTGGGAGCACGGTGTGGCAGCGGCCGCCGAGACCTTCGGCGCCTGCGACACCGGTGCGGGCCCGCGCATGCTCAACCTGGGCGGCGGGTTGCCCGCCACCTACACGCAGTCCACTCCGGATCTCGCGGAATACACCGGAACGGTGCACGCGACGCTGCGGCGTCATTTCGGGGAGCAGCCCCCGGAACTGCTCGTCGAACCGGGACGGTACCTGGTCGGGGACGCGGGCGTGCTGCGTAGCGAGGTCGTTCTGGTGTCCGAGGACACAACCGGCCGGGGCAGGTGGGTTTACCTGGACGCGGGACGTTACAACGGTCTCGCGGAGACCGAGGGGGAAGCGATCACGTATCGGTTGCGCACCAGCCGCGACGGCGACCCGGTGGGTCCTGTCGTGCTGGCGGGGCCGACGTGCGACGGCGACGACGTGCTCTACCAACACACCGTCTACGAGCTGCCGACCACCCTCCGCGGTGGCGACAAGCTCGACGTGCTCAGCGCGGGAGCCTACACCGCGAGCTACTCCTCGGTCTGTTTCAACGGGTTCGAGCCGTTGACCACTTATTGCTTCGACAGTGCCGAGACCACCGAGCGAGCGTGA
- a CDS encoding PucR family transcriptional regulator, translating into MLLGDLLDDSRLGLSLLTGRDQLDRAVRGVYITDLIDPRRYLQGGELVLSGLVWHREASDSEAFAAALAEAGVAGLVAGTARLGKAPPDLVEACARHGVLLFELPVTVSFNTLFERVLGAVRDEPAPRRDLVADVAAGADLTKVLAAAAAELGTDCWVCSAVGSVVAGHGELSVELLRSLVREFLRAERLPRTVRSAEGETYVLRPIGAGTEARPARWFLVLPGPQEEGEAERGSVCDELATAVALLRTRLEEGRRAASRPFGAAVRGLLDGSVDSREAAARLGEAGVPSEGSLCVVSLDSGGTAAASVELMREIAAATGLPSVTAETEVGALAVFAEGERARTEPVELAGRLRRTLTDLEYAAEWFSVSVGVSDLGDASGLRGLVEEAGYTRRLARRRGQRCGVVTAEDLVSHQVLLSAVPDELRHSYRQRLLGTLLAYDRSHHSELVHTLRTFLECSGSWARCAERLHVHVNTLRYRIRRVEEISGRDLGDFSTRVDFYLAFQINI; encoded by the coding sequence GTGCTTCTCGGCGATCTGCTGGACGACTCCCGGCTCGGTTTGAGCCTGCTCACCGGGCGGGACCAACTCGATCGGGCGGTTCGTGGCGTCTACATCACCGACCTGATCGATCCGCGGCGCTACCTCCAGGGCGGTGAACTGGTGCTCAGCGGACTGGTCTGGCACCGCGAAGCGAGTGACTCGGAGGCCTTCGCCGCCGCTCTGGCCGAGGCGGGTGTGGCCGGGTTGGTCGCGGGCACGGCACGGCTGGGCAAGGCCCCGCCCGATCTGGTCGAGGCCTGTGCGCGGCACGGGGTGCTGCTGTTCGAGCTTCCGGTGACGGTCAGCTTCAACACCCTGTTCGAACGGGTGCTCGGTGCGGTTCGCGACGAGCCCGCTCCGCGGCGGGACCTGGTCGCGGATGTGGCCGCGGGCGCGGATCTGACCAAGGTGCTCGCCGCGGCCGCCGCCGAACTCGGCACGGACTGCTGGGTGTGCTCGGCCGTGGGGTCCGTCGTGGCCGGGCACGGAGAGCTGTCCGTGGAGCTGCTGCGTTCGCTGGTGCGGGAGTTCCTGCGGGCGGAACGCCTGCCGAGGACGGTGCGCTCCGCTGAGGGGGAAACCTACGTGCTCCGGCCGATCGGGGCCGGAACGGAGGCCCGGCCCGCGAGGTGGTTCCTCGTGCTGCCCGGTCCTCAGGAAGAGGGGGAGGCGGAACGCGGTTCGGTCTGCGACGAGCTCGCGACCGCAGTAGCTTTGCTGCGCACCAGGCTGGAGGAAGGGCGGCGTGCCGCGAGCCGTCCGTTCGGCGCGGCCGTCCGGGGGCTGCTCGACGGTTCGGTGGACTCGCGTGAGGCGGCGGCTCGACTGGGGGAGGCCGGGGTGCCGTCGGAGGGCTCGCTGTGCGTCGTGTCGCTGGATTCGGGTGGAACAGCCGCGGCCTCGGTCGAGCTGATGCGCGAGATCGCCGCGGCAACCGGGTTGCCCTCGGTCACGGCGGAGACGGAGGTGGGAGCGCTGGCCGTTTTCGCCGAGGGGGAGCGGGCACGGACGGAACCGGTCGAGCTGGCCGGGCGGTTGCGGCGCACGCTCACCGATCTCGAGTACGCCGCCGAGTGGTTCTCCGTGAGCGTCGGGGTCAGCGATCTCGGGGACGCGAGCGGGTTGCGCGGGCTCGTCGAGGAGGCCGGATACACCCGGCGGCTGGCGCGACGACGCGGACAGCGCTGCGGGGTGGTCACGGCCGAGGACCTGGTCTCGCACCAGGTGCTGCTCTCCGCCGTTCCCGACGAGCTGCGGCACTCCTACCGGCAGCGGTTGTTGGGGACTCTGCTGGCCTACGACCGGAGCCATCACTCGGAGTTGGTGCACACCCTGCGCACTTTTCTGGAATGCTCCGGTTCCTGGGCGCGTTGTGCGGAGCGGCTACACGTGCACGTGAACACGTTGCGCTATCGCATTCGACGGGTGGAGGAGATATCCGGACGTGATCTGGGCGACTTTTCCACGCGGGTGGACTTCTACCTCGCGTTCCAGATAAACATCTGA
- a CDS encoding FAD binding domain-containing protein: MDFLRPASWSEALEAKANHPDATPIAGGTDVMVELNFDQRRPTTLLDLTRIERLAQWSRDSRPEGDVLRIGAGVPYSRLIDELGASLPGLAMASRTVGSPQIRNRGTLGGNLASASPAGDGHPPLIASEAEIELESVRGTRTLPVSDFFTGVKRTELAEDELVSAVHAPEATGPQQFSKIGPRNAMVIAVCTFAVALHPRRGTVGTGLGSAAPTPRAATEAEEFLAGELAENRRWERPDPLPESVIRRFGELVARAASPIDDVRGTARYRTHALGVLARRTLGWAWDEYRNGTETTGRQGCA; the protein is encoded by the coding sequence GTGGACTTCCTTCGACCGGCCAGCTGGAGCGAAGCTCTCGAAGCAAAGGCCAACCACCCGGACGCGACGCCGATCGCGGGTGGCACCGACGTCATGGTCGAGCTGAACTTCGACCAGCGCCGCCCCACCACGTTGCTCGACCTGACTCGCATCGAGCGACTCGCGCAGTGGTCGCGCGACTCACGCCCGGAAGGCGACGTGCTGCGGATCGGGGCCGGAGTGCCCTACTCCCGCCTGATCGATGAGCTGGGGGCGAGCCTGCCGGGGCTGGCCATGGCATCGCGCACGGTCGGTTCCCCGCAGATCCGCAACCGCGGCACTCTCGGCGGAAACCTGGCTTCGGCCTCTCCGGCCGGGGACGGCCACCCCCCGTTGATCGCCTCGGAAGCCGAGATCGAGCTCGAATCGGTGCGCGGAACCCGAACGCTGCCCGTCTCCGATTTCTTCACCGGGGTCAAACGAACCGAGCTCGCCGAGGACGAGCTCGTCTCCGCCGTGCACGCACCCGAAGCCACCGGTCCCCAGCAGTTCTCCAAGATCGGCCCCCGCAACGCGATGGTCATCGCCGTGTGCACCTTCGCCGTCGCACTGCACCCCCGACGGGGAACCGTGGGAACCGGACTGGGCTCCGCGGCCCCGACGCCGCGGGCCGCCACCGAGGCCGAGGAGTTCCTCGCCGGGGAGCTGGCCGAGAACCGCCGCTGGGAACGTCCCGATCCACTGCCCGAATCGGTGATCCGCCGCTTCGGCGAATTGGTGGCACGGGCCGCGTCCCCGATCGACGACGTACGTGGCACGGCCCGGTACCGCACGCACGCGCTGGGCGTGCTCGCCAGGCGAACCCTGGGGTGGGCCTGGGACGAGTACCGCAACGGCACCGAAACCACCGGGAGGCAAGGATGCGCCTGA
- a CDS encoding (2Fe-2S)-binding protein: MRLSLTVNGRATTADDVWGGESLLYVLRERLGLPGSKNACEQGECGSCTVYLDRVPVCACLVAAGQAEGREVGTVEGLAGEDELSDVQRAFVDNGAVQCGFCTPGLLVAADDLVKREPDPSDAEIREALAGNLCRCTGYEKIMAAVRTAAGSGPDDSSEEQRT, translated from the coding sequence ATGCGCCTGAGTTTGACCGTCAACGGCCGCGCCACCACCGCCGACGACGTGTGGGGGGGCGAGAGCCTGCTGTACGTGCTGCGGGAACGGCTCGGGCTCCCCGGGTCGAAGAACGCCTGCGAACAGGGTGAGTGCGGCTCCTGCACCGTGTACCTGGACCGCGTCCCCGTCTGCGCCTGCCTCGTCGCCGCGGGCCAGGCCGAGGGGCGGGAGGTCGGAACCGTCGAGGGACTCGCCGGGGAGGACGAGCTCTCGGACGTGCAACGGGCTTTCGTGGACAACGGGGCCGTCCAGTGCGGCTTCTGCACCCCGGGGTTGCTGGTCGCCGCGGACGACCTGGTCAAACGCGAACCGGACCCCTCGGACGCCGAGATCCGGGAGGCCTTGGCGGGGAACCTGTGCAGGTGCACCGGCTACGAGAAGATCATGGCCGCGGTGCGCACCGCCGCCGGGAGCGGACCGGACGATTCCTCCGAGGAGCAGCGGACATGA
- a CDS encoding 8-oxoguanine deaminase: MSATDERGFPRRTVIEGATVVTADGAGPGGSGIGNEHPEGHVVLEDGLVRSVGPGPAPPRDGEERRVDGTGCLATPGLVNTHHHLYQWATRGYAVDSTLFGWLTELYPVWAGIDEDLTRSAAAAGLGWTALSGCTTVADHHYVFPRTGGDVLGGVVSGAERIGVRLHAVRGSMDRGQSAGGLPPDSAVEDTESALEGTAVAVERFHDPGFDSRLRVAVGPCSPFSVSTELMTRSAELAREHGVRLHTHLAETTDELDRCAAEFGCDPVEYAERVGWLGEDVWLAHGVHLSERAVRRLGETGTGVAHCPSSNGRLGAGTAPIRPLLDAHAPVGLGIDGVASNESGRLGDELRQALLLGRAEYGPDALSVRDALWMGTRGGARCLGRESELGSLEPGKLADVALWDLNGLGHAGIGDPVAALALGPLPPLRGLWRGGETLVEDSRLARESERDLTAELRRACARLGTRRGG, encoded by the coding sequence ATGAGCGCCACCGACGAGCGGGGGTTTCCCCGCCGAACCGTGATCGAAGGGGCCACGGTGGTCACCGCCGACGGCGCGGGTCCCGGCGGCTCGGGGATCGGCAACGAGCACCCCGAGGGACACGTGGTGCTGGAGGACGGGCTCGTCCGTTCGGTCGGTCCCGGACCGGCCCCGCCCCGAGACGGGGAGGAGCGGCGCGTCGACGGCACCGGCTGCCTGGCGACTCCCGGACTCGTGAACACGCACCACCACCTCTACCAGTGGGCGACGCGCGGCTACGCGGTCGACTCGACGCTGTTCGGCTGGCTCACCGAGCTCTACCCCGTGTGGGCGGGCATCGACGAGGACCTCACCCGTTCGGCAGCCGCTGCCGGACTGGGCTGGACAGCGTTGTCCGGATGCACCACGGTCGCCGATCACCACTACGTGTTCCCTCGCACGGGTGGGGACGTGCTCGGCGGCGTGGTCTCCGGAGCCGAACGCATCGGCGTGCGGCTGCACGCGGTGCGCGGCTCCATGGACCGGGGGCAGTCCGCCGGGGGGCTGCCCCCGGACTCCGCGGTGGAGGACACCGAGTCCGCGCTGGAAGGTACGGCCGTTGCCGTGGAGCGGTTCCACGATCCGGGGTTCGACTCCCGGCTGCGCGTGGCCGTGGGCCCGTGCTCACCGTTCTCCGTCAGCACGGAGCTGATGACCCGTTCCGCGGAGCTTGCCCGCGAACACGGGGTGCGGCTGCACACTCATCTGGCCGAGACCACCGACGAGCTGGACAGGTGCGCCGCGGAGTTCGGTTGCGATCCGGTCGAGTACGCGGAACGGGTCGGCTGGCTCGGCGAGGACGTGTGGCTGGCGCACGGCGTGCACCTGTCCGAGCGGGCGGTCCGTCGGCTGGGCGAGACGGGCACCGGGGTGGCGCACTGCCCCAGCTCGAACGGGCGGTTGGGAGCGGGCACCGCCCCGATACGTCCCCTGCTGGACGCGCACGCCCCGGTCGGACTGGGAATCGACGGAGTGGCCTCCAACGAGTCCGGACGGCTCGGGGACGAGTTGAGACAGGCGCTGCTGCTCGGCCGTGCCGAGTACGGCCCGGACGCGCTGTCGGTGCGCGACGCGCTGTGGATGGGCACCAGGGGCGGGGCGCGCTGCCTGGGCAGGGAGTCCGAACTCGGCTCGCTCGAACCGGGCAAGTTGGCCGACGTCGCCCTGTGGGACCTGAACGGCCTCGGGCACGCCGGGATCGGGGATCCGGTGGCCGCCCTGGCACTCGGCCCGCTCCCACCACTGCGCGGGTTGTGGCGCGGTGGCGAAACGCTGGTCGAGGACTCCCGACTGGCCCGGGAGTCGGAACGGGACCTGACGGCGGAACTGCGTCGCGCCTGCGCCCGGCTCGGAACGAGGAGGGGCGGATGA